The Bradyrhizobium sp. B097 genome contains the following window.
CTCCTACAAGCACGCCCAACCCACTTTCTCGGAATTCTGGAGGATTTCCAATGCGGCCAAGCCGCCGTGCGCCCGATGAACTGCGTCCCGTGTCGCTGGAACGCGGCGTCGTCAAATATGCCGAGGGTTCCTGCATGGTGAAGTTCGGCGACACCCATGTGCTGGTGACCGCCACGCTGGAAGAGCGGTTGCCGCCCTGGCTGAAGGGCCAGGGCCGCGGCTGGGTCACCGCCGAATACGGCATGCTGCCGCGCGCCACCCTGGAACGCACCCGCCGCGAAGCCTCGGCCGGCAAGCAGGGCGGCCGCACGGTCGAGATCCAGCGGCTGATCGGCCGCTCGCTGCGCGCGGCCGTCGACCTCGAGGCGCTCGGCGAGCGCCAGATCACGGTCGATTGCGACGTCATCCAGGCCGATGGCGGCACCCGCACCGCCTCGATCACCGGTGCCTGGGTGGCGCTGGCCGACTGCATCAACTGGATGAAGACCCGCAACATGCTGAAGACCAACGTGTTGCGCGACAACGTGGCGGCGATCTCCTGCGGCATCTACCAGGGCACGCCGGTGCTCGATCTCGACTATGCCGAGGACTCAGAGGCCGATACCGACGCCAATTTCGTCATGACCGGCGACGGCCGCATCATCGAGGTGCAGGGCACCGCCGAGAAGACGCCGTTCTCGGAAGGTGAATTCCTGGCGCTGATGGCCCTGGCGCGCAAAGGTGTCGCGCGTCTGGTCGACTTGCAAAAGATCGCGGTGGCGTAGTCAGATTGGTCATGCACCGCCGAATCACCGGAAGGCTCGTCATCGCCACCCATAATCCCGGCAAGCTTGCCGAGATGCGGGAACTGCTGGCGCCGCACGGCGTGGAGGCGGTGTCGGCCGGCGAACTCGATCTCGCCGAGCCCGAGGAGACCGGCGACAGCTTTCGCACCAATGCGGCAATCAAGGCCATCGCCGCGGCGAAGGCGACGGGACTGCCGGCTTTCGCTGACGATTCCGGCCTCGTGGTCGACGCGCTCGACGGCGCGCCCGGGATCTACTCGGCGCGCTGGGCCGGCGAGGGCAAGGACTTCATGGCGGCGATGACGCGGATCGAGCGCCTGCTGCAGGAGCGCGGCGCCACCGCGCCCGACCGCCGAAGTGCACATTTCGTCTCCGCGCTGTGCGTGGCCTGGCCCGACGATCACCTCGAAGAGGTCGAGGCCCGCGCCGATGGAACCCTGGTCTGGCCGCCGCGCGGCACCGCCGGATTCGGTTATGATCCGGCCTTCCTGCCCGACGGATATACGCGGACCTTTGGCGAGATGAGCAGCATCGAGAAGCACGGCCTGCCGCCGCTCGGGCTCGGCCTGTCGCATCGCGCCCGCGCCTTCGTGAAGCTCGCGGAGATCTGCCTTGAGCCACGCTGAACGAGGAGCTTTCGGCGTCTACGTGCACTGGCCGTTCTGCCTGTCGAAATGCCCGTATTGCGATTTCAACAGCCACGTCCGGCACGCGCCGGTCGACGAAGCGCGCTTCGTGCGCGCGTTCGCCCGCGAGATCGAGACCACGGCCGCGCGGGTGCCGGGACGCGAGGTCACCTCGATCTTCCTCGGCGGCGGTACGCCCTCGCTGATGCAGCCGCAGACCGTCGGCGCGGTGCTCGATGCGATCGGCAAGCACTGGCAGGTGGCGCGCGACGTCGAGGTGACGCTCGAGGCCAATCCGACCAGCGTCGAGGCGACGCGCTTTCGCGGCTATCGCGCAGCCGGCGTCAATCGCGTCTCGCTCGGCGTGCAGGCGCTGGACGATGCTTCGCTGAAGGCATTGGGCCGCTTGCATACCGCGCGCGAAGCGCTCGACGCGGTTGCGATCGCGCGCTCCGCGTTCGACCGCTACTCGTTCGATCTGATTTATGCGCGGCCCGACCAGACGCCGCAGATGTGGGCCGACGAATTGAAGCAGGCGATCTCGGAAGCGGCCGAGCACCTGTCGCTCTATCAGCTCACGATCGAGGAAGGCACGCCGTTCTTCGGGCTGCATGCCGCCGGCAAATTGCAGACCCCGGATGAGGCGACCGCGCGCGCGCTCTACGACGTGACGCAGGAGGTCTGCGCCCGCGAGGGATTGCCGGCCTACGAGATCTCCAACCACGCCCGCGCCGGCGCCGAGTGCAAGCACAACCTCGTCTACTGGCGCGGCGAGCAATATGCCGGCATCGGCCCCGGCGCGCATGGCAGGCTCGACATCGACGGCGTCAGGCACGCGACCGCGACCGAGCGGCGCCCCGAGGCCTGGCTGTTGAACGTCGAGGAGCGCGGCCATGGCGTCGTCACCGATGACAGCCTCAACAGCGAAGAGCGCGCCGACGAATTTCTCCTGATGGGGCTGCGGCTCGCCGAGGGCATCGATCCCAGCCGCTATGCGAAGCTCTCCGGCCGAAAGCTCGATCCGCACCGGATCGCGATGCTGCGCGAGGAAGGCGCCATCGCCGTCGATGCCGACGGACGGCTGCGCGTGACGAAGTCGGGATTTCCGGTGCTAGACGCTGTCGTCGCGGATCTCGCGGCCTAAAGCGCGGTAAGATTAGGTTGAGCTGGAACGGCGTCGACAATTCACCTCTCCCTTGGGAGAGGTCGATTTGCGCAGCAAATCGGGTGAGGGGTTACGGTCCATCGAGAGAGCAAGAGCCCTCACCCCGTCGGGGAGAGGTGAACTGAACCCGCGGCAAGCCGATTCACCAAAAATCAGCCCGCTCTCGGTGCACGCTGCCAAAATATCGAAAACAACCCCATGCAAAGTAGCTGGCGGGTGCCGGGGCTCGAAAGGCAGCTCGACCGCCTGACGAAAATTAAGCCCCAAAACTCTTCGGTGAGCCTGCGACCGGCGTGCTGCCGCTGGACGCCACCTTCATGACCGCCAGGCCGCGCTCATTGGTGCCGTCGGAGCGGAGCCGGAACAGGCCGTCGATGCCGGCAAAGCCGGATGGATTGGTCAGCGTCTCCGGCGCGAAGCGCTGCGCGCCCTGGGTGCGCGCCAGCGCCGCCATCAGCGCCACGGCGTCATAGGCAAGCGTTGCGGTGCGCACCGGCTCGCCGCCGTATTTGGCGCGATAGCGGCCGGCGAAGCTGCGGAAGCCGGACGGATCGGGCGCGGCGTAAAGGCCGCCTTGCAGGACGGGGCTCGCGAACACCCGCGGATTGTCCCACAGTCCGGTGCCGAGCAGCTGGATGTTGCGCAGATTGGCACCCGCCGCGGTCAGCGCGTCGGCGGTCGCGACCACCGAATCGCCGTCGTCGGCGAGCAGCAGCGCATCGGCCTGGCCGAGCGCCTGGGCCACGGTCCGCGCCGGCGTCGCGCGGTCGGCGCCATATTTCTCGAAGGCGACGACGCGGCCGTTCTTGCGGCCGACCGCCTGCTTGAACGCCGCCTCGACCACGTTGCCATAGGCGTTGTCAGGCACCATCGCGGCGAACGAGCGTTTCCCGATCCCGGCGGAATAGTCGACGATCCGATTGATGTCGGATTCCGGCAGGAAACTCAGCAGATAGACGCCGCGTCCGGCGACGCTCGAATCGGTCGAGAAGGCGATCACCGAGGTGCCGCGCGGCCGCGTCAGTTGCGCGACGGCCGGCACGGAGCCTGCGAACAGCGGTCCCAGAATGATCTCGGCGCCTTCGGACAGCGCCTGCTGCGCACCCTGGGATGCGCCCTGCGGGCTGCCGCCATCGTCCTTGATCAGGAGCTGGATGTTGGG
Protein-coding sequences here:
- the rph gene encoding ribonuclease PH, whose amino-acid sequence is MRPSRRAPDELRPVSLERGVVKYAEGSCMVKFGDTHVLVTATLEERLPPWLKGQGRGWVTAEYGMLPRATLERTRREASAGKQGGRTVEIQRLIGRSLRAAVDLEALGERQITVDCDVIQADGGTRTASITGAWVALADCINWMKTRNMLKTNVLRDNVAAISCGIYQGTPVLDLDYAEDSEADTDANFVMTGDGRIIEVQGTAEKTPFSEGEFLALMALARKGVARLVDLQKIAVA
- the rdgB gene encoding RdgB/HAM1 family non-canonical purine NTP pyrophosphatase, which gives rise to MHRRITGRLVIATHNPGKLAEMRELLAPHGVEAVSAGELDLAEPEETGDSFRTNAAIKAIAAAKATGLPAFADDSGLVVDALDGAPGIYSARWAGEGKDFMAAMTRIERLLQERGATAPDRRSAHFVSALCVAWPDDHLEEVEARADGTLVWPPRGTAGFGYDPAFLPDGYTRTFGEMSSIEKHGLPPLGLGLSHRARAFVKLAEICLEPR
- the hemW gene encoding radical SAM family heme chaperone HemW; protein product: MSHAERGAFGVYVHWPFCLSKCPYCDFNSHVRHAPVDEARFVRAFAREIETTAARVPGREVTSIFLGGGTPSLMQPQTVGAVLDAIGKHWQVARDVEVTLEANPTSVEATRFRGYRAAGVNRVSLGVQALDDASLKALGRLHTAREALDAVAIARSAFDRYSFDLIYARPDQTPQMWADELKQAISEAAEHLSLYQLTIEEGTPFFGLHAAGKLQTPDEATARALYDVTQEVCAREGLPAYEISNHARAGAECKHNLVYWRGEQYAGIGPGAHGRLDIDGVRHATATERRPEAWLLNVEERGHGVVTDDSLNSEERADEFLLMGLRLAEGIDPSRYAKLSGRKLDPHRIAMLREEGAIAVDADGRLRVTKSGFPVLDAVVADLAA
- a CDS encoding penicillin-binding protein activator; the encoded protein is MEGPHHRTSPPSGTTRRTALGLLVGAPLLSACSGVQQSLSQFSSPFGGNQEAGPAGPQQQPQAVGTGQVKIGLILPLSASGNAGLAAQSMRNAAEMALAEFQNPNIQLLIKDDGGSPQGASQGAQQALSEGAEIILGPLFAGSVPAVAQLTRPRGTSVIAFSTDSSVAGRGVYLLSFLPESDINRIVDYSAGIGKRSFAAMVPDNAYGNVVEAAFKQAVGRKNGRVVAFEKYGADRATPARTVAQALGQADALLLADDGDSVVATADALTAAGANLRNIQLLGTGLWDNPRVFASPVLQGGLYAAPDPSGFRSFAGRYRAKYGGEPVRTATLAYDAVALMAALARTQGAQRFAPETLTNPSGFAGIDGLFRLRSDGTNERGLAVMKVASSGSTPVAGSPKSFGA